From a single Gimesia fumaroli genomic region:
- the sufD gene encoding Fe-S cluster assembly protein SufD, which produces MSTPSVNTSAVIPAGFGEAAFEAFLATRDEPDWVTQSRRQAFQHYRELLETELDPEEWRRVDLRALRPDRFQLSTGSEVSQATANSRTAETLLKGRAEFAGHVTHVDGQLASHDLAEELAAKGVIFGDLAVVVREHSGLIQKYFMTKAVDSKTDRFSAWHAAFWTGGTVLYVPRNTVVEAPLHSLITLQSEKAADFSHTLVILEEGASATLLEETASTTEENLGLHVGAVELILAKDARLRYVQLQNWNHKVWHIGHQAGRVENNGFLQWTVGGIGAKLAHIHQDVVLDGRGAEAEVNGVTFSTDQQVHSFYTQQGHNAAETRSDLLYKQVLRDHARAIWRGMIRVEPEGQQTNGYQRNDSLMLSPTCRADAIPGLEIEADDVRCTHGATAGRVDEEQIFYCMSRGMSEYEAMHIIVEGFFQTVFDRIPVEVVRETLNQAIIKKLGFGR; this is translated from the coding sequence ATGAGTACTCCCTCGGTTAATACATCTGCTGTGATTCCTGCTGGTTTTGGTGAAGCCGCGTTTGAAGCGTTTCTGGCAACACGTGATGAGCCCGACTGGGTAACCCAGTCACGTCGACAGGCCTTTCAGCACTATCGTGAACTTTTAGAAACGGAGCTGGATCCGGAAGAGTGGCGTCGCGTTGATTTACGAGCTCTGCGTCCCGATCGTTTTCAGCTCAGTACCGGTTCTGAAGTTTCCCAGGCAACTGCCAACAGTAGAACTGCAGAGACCCTGTTGAAGGGGCGGGCTGAATTTGCCGGACATGTCACTCATGTCGACGGACAACTGGCTTCACACGATCTAGCAGAAGAACTGGCAGCGAAGGGAGTCATCTTTGGTGACTTGGCTGTTGTTGTGCGAGAACATAGTGGGCTAATTCAGAAGTATTTCATGACCAAAGCCGTCGATAGTAAAACAGATCGATTTTCCGCATGGCATGCGGCATTTTGGACGGGGGGCACGGTTTTGTATGTTCCACGCAATACCGTGGTCGAGGCTCCGTTACATAGTCTGATTACGCTTCAGTCAGAGAAAGCAGCCGACTTCAGTCATACCCTGGTGATTCTCGAAGAAGGAGCTTCTGCGACTTTGTTGGAAGAAACCGCTTCGACTACGGAAGAGAATCTGGGGCTGCATGTCGGGGCTGTCGAATTGATTTTGGCCAAAGATGCCCGGTTGCGTTATGTCCAGTTACAGAACTGGAATCACAAAGTCTGGCATATCGGACATCAGGCGGGGCGCGTTGAGAATAACGGATTCCTGCAATGGACCGTTGGTGGGATCGGTGCCAAGTTGGCTCACATACATCAAGACGTTGTACTGGACGGGCGTGGCGCAGAGGCAGAAGTCAACGGTGTGACATTCTCAACTGATCAACAAGTTCATTCGTTTTATACTCAGCAGGGGCACAATGCTGCCGAGACCCGATCTGATCTGCTTTATAAACAAGTCTTGCGAGATCACGCACGTGCGATCTGGCGGGGAATGATTCGGGTCGAACCAGAAGGTCAGCAGACAAACGGGTATCAGCGAAATGATTCCCTGATGCTTTCTCCTACCTGTCGTGCAGACGCGATACCGGGGTTGGAAATTGAAGCCGATGATGTGCGTTGTACCCACGGAGCGACAGCAGGTCGCGTTGATGAAGAGCAAATCTTCTATTGCATGTCACGGGGCATGTCCGAATATGAAGCGATGCACATAATTGTAGAAGGGTTTTTCCAGACCGTCTTCGATAGAATTCCCGTTGAAGTCGTCCGCGAGACGCTGAATCAGGCAATCATTAAAAAGTTAGGATTTGGTCGGTAA
- a CDS encoding non-heme iron oxygenase ferredoxin subunit, whose product MPDFEEIAAIDEFGTADRLEVFIDDTPALLIRINDQYLAIEDICTHDGQPLTNGCIEDGAIKCPRHGARFDLVTGKALCMPATKPIKTFEIEIRGRNIFARPAVK is encoded by the coding sequence ATGCCTGACTTCGAAGAAATTGCAGCCATAGATGAATTTGGCACTGCCGATCGCCTGGAAGTATTTATTGACGATACTCCTGCACTGCTGATTCGAATTAACGATCAGTATCTGGCGATAGAGGATATATGCACACATGATGGTCAGCCTTTGACTAATGGCTGTATTGAAGATGGGGCAATTAAGTGTCCTCGTCATGGTGCACGGTTTGATTTAGTGACGGGAAAAGCACTTTGCATGCCGGCTACGAAGCCGATTAAAACATTTGAAATTGAAATCCGAGGCAGGAATATCTTTGCACGGCCTGCGGTGAAATAG
- the gatB gene encoding Asp-tRNA(Asn)/Glu-tRNA(Gln) amidotransferase subunit GatB: MDYTVIIGLEVHVQLQTKTKLFCGCSTKFNPDHPNTQTCPVCLGLPGALPVLNREAFHLGMKTGLAINCEIPAFTKWDRKQYYYPDLPKAYQISQYDLPMSQNGWLEIEIDPETREKKKIGIIRAHLEEDAGKNSHDESGRGQDSKVDLNRCGTPLVEIVSEPDLRSAQEARTYLEELKLLLTYIDVSDCNMQEGSLRCDANVNLHVPQENGNTTPTPIVEIKNLNSFRGVEQAIEYEVERQWKEWQKTGLSLKDVPKETRGWDADRGITLEQRGKEDAADYRYFPDPDLAPVIVTDAERERVTNELCELPAQRRARFEESYQLSAYDAAVIIDQGLTVADYFETVTKGCGNGKQAANWVTQDVLRELNERGLAISEFPIQPKVLAALLQKVNAEEITIKSGRTVFQELLNYSDGIPGVEQIQSIIEDKGLALVSDTGKLDSIVQTVVEKNEKAVADFQSGKQAAVGALIGQVMREIKGADPKVVRELLIKKMS; the protein is encoded by the coding sequence ATGGACTATACGGTCATCATCGGTCTCGAAGTCCACGTGCAGTTACAGACCAAAACGAAGCTCTTCTGTGGTTGTTCAACGAAATTCAACCCGGACCATCCGAACACACAGACCTGCCCGGTCTGCCTCGGCCTGCCCGGTGCGTTGCCGGTGCTTAACCGGGAAGCATTTCACTTGGGAATGAAAACGGGACTGGCGATCAACTGTGAAATCCCTGCGTTTACCAAATGGGACCGCAAGCAGTACTACTATCCCGATCTGCCGAAGGCCTATCAAATCAGCCAGTACGATCTCCCCATGAGCCAGAACGGCTGGCTGGAAATAGAAATCGATCCCGAAACCCGCGAAAAGAAGAAAATCGGGATCATCCGTGCTCACTTGGAAGAAGACGCCGGTAAAAACAGCCACGATGAATCGGGCCGTGGACAGGACAGCAAAGTTGACCTGAACCGCTGCGGAACACCCTTGGTCGAAATCGTGTCTGAACCCGACCTGCGATCAGCCCAGGAAGCCCGCACCTACCTGGAAGAACTGAAACTCTTACTGACCTACATCGATGTTTCCGATTGTAACATGCAGGAAGGCAGCCTGCGGTGTGATGCGAACGTGAACCTGCATGTGCCTCAGGAAAATGGCAACACCACACCGACGCCGATTGTAGAAATCAAAAACCTCAACAGTTTTCGCGGCGTAGAACAAGCCATCGAATATGAAGTTGAGCGACAATGGAAAGAATGGCAGAAAACCGGACTGAGCCTGAAAGACGTTCCTAAAGAGACCCGTGGCTGGGATGCTGACCGTGGGATTACCTTGGAACAACGCGGCAAGGAAGACGCCGCTGACTATCGCTATTTCCCCGACCCGGATCTGGCTCCTGTCATAGTGACCGATGCAGAACGTGAGCGTGTCACGAACGAACTTTGTGAACTACCCGCTCAGCGCAGAGCCCGGTTTGAAGAGAGCTATCAGCTGTCTGCTTATGACGCTGCTGTGATTATTGACCAGGGGCTGACAGTCGCTGACTATTTCGAGACAGTGACCAAAGGCTGTGGCAATGGTAAGCAGGCCGCAAACTGGGTCACTCAGGATGTGCTCCGTGAACTGAATGAACGTGGGTTGGCTATTTCAGAATTCCCCATTCAGCCGAAAGTGCTCGCGGCACTACTACAAAAAGTGAATGCCGAAGAAATCACGATTAAAAGTGGACGGACTGTATTTCAGGAACTGTTGAACTATTCCGACGGGATTCCCGGAGTAGAACAGATCCAGAGCATCATTGAGGACAAAGGACTGGCTTTGGTTTCCGATACCGGCAAGCTCGACTCGATCGTTCAGACAGTTGTTGAGAAAAACGAGAAAGCCGTCGCTGATTTTCAAAGCGGTAAGCAGGCTGCAGTGGGAGCTTTGATCGGGCAGGTGATGCGTGAGATCAAAGGAGCTGATCCGAAAGTCGTCCGTGAACTGTTAATCAAAAAAATGAGCTAA
- the sufB gene encoding Fe-S cluster assembly protein SufB, producing the protein MSTRLDTNSENENVDIGEYQYGFHDPTDKYVFTGQKGLNAAVVAQISEMKNEPAWMRDFRLKSFEIFESKPTPQWGGNLNEINYQDIHYFVRASEGQERSWEDVPDDIRKTYDRLGIPEAEKKFLSGVKAQYESEVVYGSLQEDLAKQGVIFTDTDSALRDHPELFKEYFGKIIPPDDNKFAALNSAVWSGGSFVYVPPGVHIEFPLQAYFRINSENMGQFERTLVIVDEGASCHYVEGCTAPTYSSNSLHSAVVEIIVKKGGRFRYTTIQNWSNNVYNLVTKRAFAYEDSLMEWVDGNLGSKLTMKYPAIFLMGEGARGETLSIAFAGKGQHQDAGAKMVHCAPNTSSRIISKSISKDGGRSSYRGLAKVDPGAHGCKSNVVCDALLLDPESRSDTYPYIEIEEDDVAIEHEASVSKIGEEQLFYLMSRGLTEAEASSMIVTGFIEPLVKELPMEYAVEMNRLIELQMEGSIG; encoded by the coding sequence ATGTCAACCAGATTGGATACCAATTCTGAAAATGAGAATGTTGATATTGGAGAATATCAATATGGATTTCATGATCCCACAGACAAGTATGTGTTTACCGGTCAGAAAGGCTTAAATGCCGCAGTCGTTGCTCAAATTTCGGAAATGAAAAATGAGCCTGCCTGGATGCGGGATTTTCGTTTGAAGTCTTTCGAGATTTTCGAATCAAAACCGACGCCACAATGGGGCGGTAATCTGAACGAAATTAATTATCAGGATATCCATTATTTTGTGCGTGCCTCAGAGGGGCAGGAACGCAGCTGGGAAGATGTTCCCGATGATATTCGTAAAACGTACGATCGACTGGGGATTCCAGAGGCAGAAAAAAAGTTCCTTTCGGGGGTGAAGGCTCAGTATGAATCAGAGGTGGTTTACGGAAGTTTGCAGGAAGATCTGGCAAAGCAGGGGGTGATTTTCACCGATACCGATTCTGCCTTAAGAGATCATCCTGAACTGTTCAAGGAATACTTTGGCAAGATCATCCCTCCGGATGATAACAAGTTTGCTGCGTTGAATTCCGCTGTCTGGTCGGGTGGTTCGTTTGTGTATGTTCCTCCCGGCGTTCATATCGAGTTTCCGTTACAGGCCTACTTCCGAATTAACTCGGAAAACATGGGGCAGTTCGAGCGGACACTGGTGATCGTCGATGAAGGAGCATCCTGCCATTATGTCGAAGGTTGTACGGCGCCGACTTACAGTTCCAACAGTCTGCACTCGGCCGTGGTCGAGATCATTGTGAAAAAGGGTGGACGGTTCCGATATACCACGATTCAGAACTGGTCGAATAACGTTTATAACCTTGTCACCAAGCGGGCCTTTGCCTATGAAGACTCACTCATGGAGTGGGTTGATGGGAATCTGGGGTCGAAGTTGACAATGAAGTATCCGGCAATCTTTCTGATGGGCGAGGGGGCTCGTGGCGAAACGCTGTCGATTGCCTTTGCCGGCAAAGGACAGCATCAGGATGCCGGGGCTAAAATGGTCCATTGTGCTCCGAATACATCGAGTCGTATTATCTCCAAAAGTATCTCTAAAGATGGTGGTCGATCGAGTTATCGTGGTCTGGCAAAAGTAGATCCGGGAGCCCATGGTTGTAAGTCCAACGTTGTCTGTGATGCTCTGCTTTTGGACCCGGAAAGTCGTAGCGATACTTATCCGTATATTGAAATTGAAGAAGATGACGTTGCCATTGAGCACGAAGCCAGTGTTTCCAAAATCGGCGAAGAGCAGCTCTTTTACTTAATGAGTCGCGGTCTGACCGAAGCGGAAGCCTCTTCGATGATTGTGACTGGTTTCATCGAGCCACTGGTGAAAGAGTTACCGATGGAATACGCGGTCGAAATGAATCGGCTGATTGAATTGCAGATGGAAGGTTCCATTGGGTAA
- a CDS encoding carbon storage regulator, protein MLVLTRKLAEGIRIGDEILVKVIRTGKGSIKIGIDAPDHLRVVRGELFDEEQGEESQSVIKGRKEHRDGDGLPDSASLGTLSVVEAARLVC, encoded by the coding sequence ATGTTGGTTTTGACACGGAAGTTAGCTGAGGGAATTCGAATTGGCGATGAAATTCTGGTGAAAGTAATTCGTACCGGAAAAGGTTCCATCAAAATCGGCATTGATGCTCCCGACCACCTCAGAGTTGTCAGAGGGGAATTGTTTGATGAAGAGCAAGGGGAAGAAAGTCAGTCCGTAATCAAGGGACGGAAAGAACATCGAGACGGTGATGGACTGCCAGATTCGGCATCGCTGGGTACGCTTTCTGTGGTTGAGGCCGCTCGACTGGTTTGTTAG
- a CDS encoding alanine/glycine:cation symporter family protein, which produces MNLDRQYSPLSLVVRSGLVTVLMLLLLNLSNMTVNASQAPASAPETAKEAPPKNQAPDQKTTKEPEAGGFAQIEQNIDAVFGLFNGAVASVFFFPVPLTADQFRAGDGIPLAVLWLVIGATYFTFRMNFINLRAFKHSLLLVLGKYDDPEDEGEVTHFQALTAALSATVGLGNIAGVAIAIATGGPGAMFWMMLAGVLGMTSKFAECTLAQIYRRINPDGRVMGGPMCYLSDGLKEQFPGNPFMNGLGKVLAVLFAVLCIGGSLAGGNAFQVKQSLGAVAETVPILSEYSWAYGLIMAFFVGIVIIGGIRSIARTTEKVVPFMCGVYVLACLAIIIINIGKVPASFQAIIDGAFAPDAMYGGIIGVLILGFKRAAFSNEAGVGSAAIAHSAAKTQYPVREGIVASLGPFVDTIVICTMTALVMIITGAYNDPQYTHLIDSNNGAALTSEAMDSQIPYFQYVLSVSVILFAYSTMISWSYYGERCWAFLFGDSKKASMSYRILFLVFVVLGSIVSATNVLDFGDLMILGMAFPNILGVLLLSNRVKRELDIYWNRYKLGEFENQTSSS; this is translated from the coding sequence ATGAATCTCGACCGGCAATACAGCCCCCTCTCTTTGGTAGTTCGTTCGGGACTGGTCACAGTTCTGATGCTCCTGCTTCTTAATTTAAGTAACATGACAGTGAATGCATCACAGGCACCTGCCTCGGCACCAGAAACAGCTAAGGAAGCCCCACCAAAAAACCAAGCCCCAGATCAAAAAACTACAAAGGAACCAGAGGCTGGTGGTTTTGCACAGATCGAGCAAAATATTGATGCAGTCTTTGGGCTATTCAACGGAGCGGTCGCCAGTGTGTTCTTTTTTCCTGTCCCTTTAACAGCCGATCAATTTCGCGCTGGAGATGGAATCCCCTTAGCAGTGCTCTGGCTAGTGATCGGCGCGACTTATTTCACATTCCGCATGAACTTTATAAATCTCCGTGCGTTCAAGCATTCCCTTTTGCTTGTACTGGGAAAATATGACGACCCGGAAGATGAAGGGGAAGTCACCCACTTCCAGGCATTAACGGCTGCCCTCTCTGCGACAGTCGGACTGGGCAACATTGCTGGCGTGGCCATTGCAATCGCCACAGGTGGTCCTGGAGCCATGTTCTGGATGATGCTGGCGGGAGTGTTGGGCATGACGTCGAAATTTGCCGAATGCACCCTTGCCCAAATTTACCGTCGTATCAACCCGGACGGACGTGTAATGGGTGGCCCCATGTGCTATCTCTCAGATGGCTTAAAAGAACAGTTTCCTGGAAACCCCTTTATGAATGGTCTAGGTAAAGTCCTCGCAGTTTTGTTCGCCGTCTTGTGTATCGGAGGCTCCCTGGCCGGCGGAAACGCATTCCAGGTCAAGCAATCATTGGGTGCCGTGGCAGAGACGGTTCCAATCTTAAGTGAATACAGCTGGGCCTATGGATTAATCATGGCGTTTTTCGTAGGCATCGTTATCATCGGTGGCATCCGTAGCATCGCACGCACGACTGAGAAAGTCGTGCCATTCATGTGTGGTGTCTATGTCCTGGCATGCCTGGCAATTATTATTATCAACATCGGTAAAGTCCCCGCATCGTTTCAGGCAATTATTGACGGCGCGTTCGCTCCTGATGCAATGTACGGAGGAATCATTGGTGTACTGATTCTTGGCTTCAAGCGAGCCGCCTTTTCGAACGAAGCCGGCGTGGGCTCGGCAGCCATCGCTCACTCAGCTGCCAAAACACAATATCCGGTTCGGGAAGGGATTGTCGCTTCGCTGGGACCATTTGTTGATACAATCGTAATCTGCACCATGACCGCACTCGTGATGATTATTACCGGTGCCTACAATGACCCTCAATACACGCATCTGATTGACAGCAATAATGGCGCTGCCCTGACATCAGAAGCGATGGACTCACAAATCCCCTACTTCCAATATGTCCTTTCGGTCTCGGTTATCTTATTTGCTTACTCGACTATGATCTCCTGGTCTTATTACGGAGAACGCTGCTGGGCCTTTCTGTTTGGCGATAGCAAGAAAGCCTCGATGTCTTACCGCATTCTATTCCTGGTCTTTGTAGTACTGGGTTCGATTGTCTCTGCAACGAATGTACTGGACTTTGGAGATTTAATGATTCTGGGTATGGCGTTCCCCAACATCCTGGGAGTATTACTGCT
- a CDS encoding metal-sulfur cluster assembly factor codes for MSDELNNDSGENGRDGQLPVFSALKGVGGEEALIDALKQVIDPELNINIVDLGLVYEVQRTEEDSAKVTVSMTLTSPACPAGPQIITQAKMALERLDDVDEASIQLTMTPPWSPELMTEDARDELGIF; via the coding sequence ATGTCAGATGAATTGAATAATGATTCTGGGGAGAATGGGCGTGACGGGCAGTTGCCCGTGTTCTCTGCTTTGAAGGGTGTCGGCGGCGAAGAAGCGCTGATTGATGCGTTGAAGCAGGTGATTGACCCGGAATTAAATATTAATATTGTTGATTTAGGATTGGTCTATGAAGTTCAACGAACGGAAGAAGACAGTGCGAAGGTAACGGTCTCGATGACGTTAACCAGCCCCGCCTGTCCGGCCGGTCCGCAGATTATTACGCAGGCAAAAATGGCGTTGGAACGGTTAGATGATGTCGACGAGGCCAGTATCCAGTTAACGATGACGCCTCCCTGGTCGCCTGAATTAATGACCGAAGATGCACGCGACGAACTCGGGATTTTTTAG
- the sufC gene encoding Fe-S cluster assembly ATPase SufC, with translation MSLLKISDLHVSVSGTPILKGVNLEINQGEIHALMGPNGSGKSTLAYALAGHPSYEITKGKVEIDGTDISELDPNERARLGLFLAFQYPVVIPGVKVADFLRHAMSNVRNPDRKEGEKLIPMREFRKELRERMNELGMDPEMARRYLNDGFSGGEKKRMEILQLAMLQPKFAILDETDSGLDSDAVKVVSEGLSRLSGPEMGVLIITHHERLLEFNQPQFTHVMLAGRIVETGDASLAAELHEHGYSSIRERHPEAAAEEVVEAV, from the coding sequence ATGAGTTTGTTGAAAATTTCCGATCTACATGTATCAGTCAGTGGCACACCGATCTTAAAAGGTGTCAACTTGGAAATTAATCAGGGTGAGATCCATGCGTTGATGGGGCCCAACGGTTCTGGAAAAAGTACACTGGCCTACGCCTTAGCCGGGCATCCGAGTTATGAAATTACCAAAGGGAAAGTTGAGATCGACGGAACCGACATTTCGGAACTGGATCCAAACGAGCGAGCTCGGCTGGGGCTGTTTCTGGCATTCCAGTATCCTGTTGTGATTCCTGGTGTCAAAGTAGCTGATTTTCTGCGCCATGCGATGTCGAATGTTCGAAATCCTGATCGGAAAGAAGGCGAGAAGTTGATTCCGATGCGTGAGTTTCGGAAAGAGCTCCGAGAGCGAATGAACGAACTGGGCATGGATCCGGAGATGGCCCGCCGTTATTTGAACGATGGCTTCTCTGGTGGTGAGAAGAAACGGATGGAGATTCTTCAGCTGGCCATGTTGCAGCCTAAATTTGCCATCCTCGACGAAACAGATAGTGGACTGGACAGCGATGCCGTCAAAGTGGTCAGCGAAGGTTTGAGCAGGTTGTCAGGTCCGGAAATGGGCGTGTTGATCATTACGCACCACGAACGGTTGTTGGAATTCAATCAACCTCAGTTTACCCACGTCATGTTGGCAGGCCGAATTGTTGAGACCGGCGACGCCAGTCTGGCTGCAGAACTTCATGAACACGGTTATTCCAGCATACGTGAGCGTCATCCTGAAGCGGCAGCAGAAGAAGTTGTTGAAGCGGTATAG
- the rpmB gene encoding 50S ribosomal protein L28 codes for MGQKCDACGKTPVIGNRVRQRGKYKYLGGNGRQTTGVSKRVFKPNLQKIRVQVGGSVQTQRVCTQCIRSGKVTKAVAKKPFTLPSN; via the coding sequence ATGGGTCAGAAGTGTGATGCCTGTGGCAAGACTCCTGTAATTGGTAACCGAGTTCGCCAACGTGGTAAGTACAAATACCTGGGTGGTAACGGTCGACAGACAACCGGCGTTTCCAAACGCGTCTTCAAACCAAACCTGCAGAAAATTCGGGTTCAGGTCGGAGGCAGCGTACAAACACAACGTGTTTGCACCCAATGTATTCGATCCGGCAAAGTGACCAAAGCCGTCGCGAAAAAGCCGTTTACATTACCCTCAAATTAA
- the gatC gene encoding Asp-tRNA(Asn)/Glu-tRNA(Gln) amidotransferase subunit GatC, whose amino-acid sequence MSTQLSEQDVLKVASLSRLKLSAKEVDALGRQMESVLKYIDMLDELDTEGVEPMAHAIEISNVFREDQLKESLPREKALANAPQTDGSYFLVPAIL is encoded by the coding sequence ATGAGTACTCAACTCTCTGAGCAAGACGTGCTGAAAGTTGCTTCACTCTCCCGCTTGAAACTTTCTGCAAAGGAAGTTGATGCGCTGGGGAGACAGATGGAATCCGTACTCAAATATATCGACATGCTGGACGAGCTGGATACCGAAGGCGTCGAACCCATGGCACATGCGATTGAGATTTCCAATGTCTTTCGCGAAGATCAGCTTAAAGAAAGTCTCCCACGAGAAAAAGCGCTAGCCAATGCTCCACAAACGGACGGGAGTTATTTCCTGGTACCCGCAATTCTCTAG
- the gatA gene encoding Asp-tRNA(Asn)/Glu-tRNA(Gln) amidotransferase subunit GatA, which produces MSITSATASELLAKMNSGEISSEEITTACLDEISRRDSSINAFLSVQQEAALEKAREVDQKRKAGKPLGKLAGVPVALKDNICAEGVATTCASKMLENFVPPYDAHIVEQLKAADAILIGKTNLDEFAMGSSTENSAFKTTTNPWNTDYAAGGSSGGSAAAISAGFAPLALGSDTGGSIRQPASFCGVVGLKPTYGRVSRYGLVAFASSLDQIGPFARDVTDAALILETISGKDQRDTTSLDAPVPEFTANLEQPLENLKVGYVKHLHEEGLHPDVKAATEQALDVYKSLGAELVPIELPHAKYCVATYYIIAPSEASSNLARYDGVHYGHRAEQFDNMIDMYAASRGEAFGAEVKRRIMLGTYALSSGYYDAYYLKALKVRRLIRNDFEQAFQNVDIIATPVTPTPAFAIGELVDDPLAMYLADIFTTSANLSGIPGISIPAGMSENNLPIGLQLLAPPLEEERLLRAARMFERETEWHLKRPE; this is translated from the coding sequence ATGTCTATCACGTCAGCCACCGCAAGCGAACTGCTCGCGAAAATGAACTCCGGTGAAATCAGTAGCGAAGAAATCACCACTGCCTGCCTAGATGAGATCTCCCGTCGCGATAGCAGTATCAATGCCTTTCTTTCCGTACAACAGGAAGCGGCCCTCGAAAAAGCGAGAGAAGTCGACCAGAAACGAAAAGCTGGCAAACCGCTGGGGAAACTGGCTGGCGTTCCTGTCGCCCTGAAAGACAATATCTGTGCCGAAGGTGTCGCTACCACCTGTGCCAGCAAAATGCTGGAAAATTTTGTTCCACCTTATGATGCCCACATCGTGGAGCAACTCAAAGCAGCTGACGCCATCCTGATTGGCAAGACCAACCTCGATGAATTTGCGATGGGCTCTTCGACAGAAAACTCGGCCTTCAAAACAACGACTAACCCCTGGAATACGGACTATGCCGCTGGTGGATCCAGCGGAGGCTCAGCTGCCGCCATCTCAGCCGGCTTTGCGCCACTGGCCTTAGGCAGTGATACAGGCGGATCGATTCGCCAGCCCGCCAGTTTTTGTGGTGTCGTCGGCCTGAAACCGACTTATGGCCGCGTTTCCCGATATGGTTTAGTGGCGTTTGCCAGTTCACTCGATCAAATCGGCCCATTCGCCCGCGATGTGACAGACGCTGCGTTAATCCTGGAAACCATCTCCGGGAAAGACCAACGTGACACGACGAGTCTGGATGCCCCTGTTCCGGAATTCACTGCGAACCTGGAGCAGCCTCTGGAAAACCTCAAAGTCGGCTATGTCAAACACCTGCATGAAGAAGGCCTACATCCCGATGTGAAAGCAGCCACAGAACAGGCACTCGACGTTTACAAATCGCTGGGCGCAGAGCTGGTTCCTATTGAGTTGCCGCACGCAAAATACTGCGTCGCCACCTACTACATTATTGCCCCTTCCGAAGCTTCCAGCAACCTGGCCCGCTATGACGGCGTGCACTACGGCCACCGTGCAGAGCAATTCGACAACATGATCGACATGTACGCAGCCAGTCGCGGCGAAGCATTCGGTGCGGAAGTCAAACGGCGTATCATGCTCGGTACTTATGCCCTTTCCTCTGGGTACTATGACGCCTATTACCTCAAAGCCTTGAAAGTTAGGCGACTGATTCGGAACGACTTCGAACAGGCGTTTCAAAACGTCGATATTATCGCCACACCAGTGACTCCCACACCTGCTTTTGCGATCGGTGAACTTGTGGACGATCCATTGGCAATGTACCTGGCTGACATATTCACGACCAGTGCCAATCTGTCAGGGATTCCGGGAATTTCGATTCCTGCAGGCATGAGCGAAAACAACCTCCCCATCGGCCTGCAGCTATTGGCACCGCCACTGGAAGAAGAACGGCTCTTACGTGCCGCACGCATGTTTGAACGCGAAACCGAATGGCACTTGAAACGCCCGGAATAA
- a CDS encoding helix-turn-helix transcriptional regulator, translating to MRVSIDDHDRSFLLGLNRLKSATINEICEQEGVTATAVRQRLVRLQGLDLIARTQVKEGRGRPHYTYSVTPLGMRLLGDNYAELANILWEELKGIDNEELRCRLAARIQTALVQQYGRNVDAPSLNGRMEQLKEALEERGFVVELDNSGPLPILREHNCPYHDIASGDASICELEQRVFERVLGTKMNLAECCLDGHHCCEFQAETT from the coding sequence ATGCGTGTTTCAATCGATGATCATGATCGCAGTTTTTTGCTGGGGCTCAATCGTCTTAAGTCAGCAACGATAAACGAGATATGTGAACAGGAAGGCGTGACGGCTACAGCAGTTCGTCAACGTCTGGTCCGTTTGCAGGGGCTGGATTTGATCGCACGAACACAAGTCAAGGAAGGGCGAGGGCGTCCGCATTATACGTATTCCGTGACTCCTTTAGGGATGCGGTTGCTGGGGGATAATTATGCCGAACTGGCCAACATCCTCTGGGAAGAGCTCAAAGGGATTGATAATGAGGAACTTCGTTGTCGTCTGGCAGCCCGAATCCAGACTGCTCTGGTGCAGCAGTATGGCCGCAATGTGGATGCACCTTCTTTAAACGGACGCATGGAGCAACTGAAAGAAGCTTTGGAAGAACGTGGGTTTGTTGTGGAACTGGACAATTCAGGCCCTCTACCGATCTTACGCGAACATAACTGTCCCTATCACGATATCGCCAGTGGCGATGCTTCCATCTGTGAACTGGAGCAACGTGTGTTCGAACGGGTTTTGGGGACCAAGATGAATTTGGCAGAGTGCTGTCTGGATGGTCATCATTGTTGTGAGTTTCAGGCAGAGACAACTTAA